One Etheostoma cragini isolate CJK2018 chromosome 6, CSU_Ecrag_1.0, whole genome shotgun sequence DNA window includes the following coding sequences:
- the LOC117946875 gene encoding uncharacterized protein LOC117946875 yields the protein MEERGEGEMWKKKRVFHICLLLLAELQITAPSSAQTASASNPTALGYRTRPADVTGAVGKPAVFYCGVPKASPNLTFTFYGSDGNHSLTCPMGHVEDVNQVLYGRCLMKTDESLAVWTLKGISFSDNGTRVVCQQSNNPDAPAAVLHVYDNSASFVTLIGCVLGGFFGLLLVFGLLYIALRRSETLQKWFKGKDTEDFMTTIVTKE from the exons ATGGAGGAGAGGGGTGAAGGAGAGatgtggaagaagaagagggttTTTCATATCTGCTTGCTCCTGCTGGCTGAGCTCCAAATCACCGCACCCTCCTCAG CTCAAACCGCTTCGGCATCGAACCCCACAGCTCTCGGTTACCGCACACGGCCAGCTGACGTCACGGGGGCCGTGGGGAAACCTGCAGTGTTTTACTGCGGAGTGCCCAAAGCTTCTCCAAACCTCACGTTCACCTTCTACGGGAGTGACGGCAACCACAGCCTCACATGTCCCATGGGCCACGTGGAAGATGTCAACCAG GTTCTCTATGGGAGATGTCTTATGAAGACGGATGAGTCATTGGCCGTGTGGACCCTGAAGGGAATTTCTTTCTCCGACAATGGCACACGAGTCGTATGTCAGCAGTCAAATAATCCTGATGCACCTGCTGCCGTCTTACATGTTTATG ACAACAGTGCCAGCTTCGTCACTCTCATTGGTTGTGTCCTTGGGGGCTTCTTTGGCCTCCTGTTGGTGTTTGGTTTATTGTATATTGCGCTGAGGAGATCGGAGACCCTCCAGAAGTGGTTCA AGGGAAAGGACACAGAAGATTTTATGACCACAATAGTAACAAAGGAgtaa
- the cd22 gene encoding B-cell receptor CD22: MEKIIAMLMLLILTSGTVIAGSSVTFESPNSCALKGSSVHLSCSYNYLDGETVKKTAWYKGKLINGTWTRVKLSDLPSYQNRFRYLGDQQHNCDLAIDDLQENDTGHYYFWFDTQMYARRSKESVHLSVTELSARVYPGRVRAGGTVTLECRTSCQLPKTVWFKDGRPVAKPVFQAQARDSGNYFCAVNGQESVLSDSVALDVQYAPLNVSVEMSYSGHLTEGSSVNLSCSSAANPAADNYTWYRASGSGFSSLLQVGSGQVLSLPSVEASYTGLYLCQARNPLGQNNSTELLLTTGDTDINRVITFVGIGVKVCIGLLLPLVIIWAWRLRRRSTVNKEENSRDYENISIA; the protein is encoded by the exons ATGGAGAAGATAATTGCAATGCTTATGCTTCTGATCCTCACATCAG GAACTGTGATTGCTGGTTCGTCAGTAACTTTTGAAAGCCCAAATTCATGTGCTTTAAAGGGATCATCCGTGCATCTCAGCTGCTCATACAACTACCTAGATGGGGAAACTGTTAAAAAGACTGCATGGTACAAAGGGAAATTAATAAATGGCACCTGGACACGTGTTAAACTCTCAGACCTTCCTTCATATCAAAATCGTTTTAGATATCTTGGCGACCAGCAGCACAACTGTGACCTGGCAATTGATGACCTACAGGAAAATGACACTGGCCATTACTACTTCTGGTTTGATACGCAGATGTATGCACGGCGGAGCAAAGAATCAGTGCATCTGTCGGTCACAG AGCTGAGTGCTAGAGTGTATCCTGGCAGGGTGAGAGCAGGAGGCACTGTGACGCTTGAATGTAGAACATCCTGCCAACTTCCCAAAACAGTTTGGTTTAAAGATGGGCGTCCAGTAGCCAAACCAGTGTTCCAGGCTCAAGCACGGGATTCTGGGAATTATTTCTGTGCTGTCAATGGACAGGAGTCAGTGCTATCTGACTCTGTGGCTCTGGATGTTCAGT ATGCCCCGTTGAATGTATCTGTTGAGATGAGTTATTCTGGTCACCTGACGGAGGGGAGCAGTGTGAATCTGAGCTGCAGCAGTGCTGCTAACCCTGCAGCAGACAACTACACCTGGTACAGGGCTTCTGGTTCCGGTTTCAGCTCCCTGCTCCAGGTGGGTTCAGGACAGGTGCTGTCTCTCCCCTCTGTGGAGGCGTCCTACACTGGACTCTACCTCTGCCAGGCCAGGAACCCACTGGGGCAAAACAACTCGACTGAGTTGCTGCTTACAACGGGTGACACAGACA TTAACCGTGTCATCACCTTTGTTGGTATTGGAGTGAAAGTCTGTATTGGCCTGTTACTTCCACTGGTGATTATCTGGGCATG GAGGCTGAGACGTCGTTCTACTGTGAATAAAGAG GAAAACAGCCGTGATTATGAAAACATCAGCATTGCCTAA
- the LOC117946122 gene encoding uncharacterized protein LOC117946122 gives MGERVAQGCWLLLTLSLKGILAGDWSIHLPSSPINAVIGSSVVLPCSYDYPQSFNETKEEGRLSSQGGGEGQKYKVLSEMWCLEDSRCITPRYVFHSDGVFPDPSYKNRVEYLGQPGTKNCSLKISDLKQSDSGTYVFYLITSHPTQKMPEQSGTQLLVTATTPSDSSGPRLMLIGVTIGVLLAIVAIVAILLTRKRKSLRHQSYVLTETTAPAP, from the exons atggGTGAACGAGTGGCACAGGGCTGCTGGCTGCTGCTCACACTCTCTCTGAAAG GTATTCTCGCAGGGGATTGGTCAATTCATCTCCCCTCCAGTCCTATTaatgctgtgattggttcctcTGTGGTTCTCCCTTGTTCCTATGACTACCCCCAAAGTTTTAATGAAACCAAGGAAGAGGGACGGCTCTCTTCTCAG GGTGGAGGAGAAGGACAAAAGTACAAAGTTTTGTCTGAAATGTGGTGTCTCGAAGACAGTCGCTGTATCACACCAAG atATGTCTTCCACAGTGATGGTGTCTTCCCAGATCCGTCCTACAAGAACAGGGTAGAGTACCTAGGACAACCAGGAACAAAAAACTGTTCTCTGAAGATTTCTGATCTGAAGCAGTCGGACAGCGGCACATACGTGTTTTACCTCATCACCAGCCACCCTACACAGAAGATGCCAGAGCAGAGTGGTACACAGCTCCTGGTGACAG CGACGACCCCGTCGGACTCTTCAGGACCCAGATTGATGCTTATCGGAGTCACCATCGGGGTTCTACTGGCTATTGTGGCCATAGTGGCCATTCTCTTAACACG GAAACGGAAATCATTAAGACACCAGTCATATGTCCTGACCGAGACAACCGCTCCAGCACCTTAA